Below is a window of Mauremys mutica isolate MM-2020 ecotype Southern chromosome 11, ASM2049712v1, whole genome shotgun sequence DNA.
TATTGTGGGTGGAATACGGGGGGTACTATGAAGGGAAGTCACCACACTAGGTTTGGCTTCAGTGagggactggaaaatgggagctTTGGGCCCAGAAGATTGTGTAAGGTTTGTACTAGCAAGTAGTGTAGTTGTACTTTGTGCTGGAGGTGATGGCAGTGGAGCAGCTGTTCTGTTTTTGACTAGTGTAGCCTTGGACACAGCTGAGCTTGTGGAGGTCAACCCAACAGCAGGTGCCATAGCAGTGACtggagactcagcagaggccaaccCACTGAAGTTTGCAGCCTTTGTAgacacacctgggattttgtgcTCTCCCAGAGTTGCTGATGTGGGCTTCCATTCTGATGATGCAGCTGTAGTGGAGGTTACTGGGACACCTACTGCTGTTATAGGCACTGGAGTATGTTCCATTCCAATAGGAGTTGAGCCAGCAAGCAGTGCTAGCCTGGTCCTGTTTAGGTGCTGGGGAGTGGAATGGGTGACATTTGCATCAGTCTCCATTATGGCACTTGTATCACTACTTATTTTAGAGGGCAACATAGGGAAGGTCTTATTCTGTGGAGAAGTGCGCACCTTTGGCCTTGGCTGGACGTCCATCCCACTAGGCAGAGATGTGGTTGAGTAGGCTAAGACTGAGTCAGCTGGGGTGGACAGTCTTCTTCTCATTCCTGGTCTACGGAGCGAATAATGCTTACGTGCTGGTTGGGCTTGTGCCTTTGTTGAACTTGAACTGGAAAGCAGCTCTGTAGTTGGAGCATCACTTGAAGCTCTGAGCGGGAGCTCTGAGGAGCCAGTAGGCATTGTAGCCACTACTTCAGCAGTTGGCTGAGTCTGCTCTTTATCAAGGAACTTCACTGTTTTAGGTAATTCCCTGTAGAGGGTAGCACTAGTGATGCTTGCAGCTGTACTGGCTCCTGGGACACTAGGGGATGTCTCAGGGCAGCAAGCAGAAATACTGGACTGAGTTCTAGGGCCTTTGCTAATAGGCAGCATATGGGATGGAGAATAGGCTGCAGTGTCTTCATGCAGGAAGTCTGCAATAGGCTTCACACTAGTCAGGACTGTGGAATAGGTCAAAGCCTGACTGGTCCCAGCAACTGGAGTGTCTGGCTTGGAGGAGACCCCTCTCATTGATTCCTGAGGGAGATAAACTATTGTTAGATTGGCAGGAGCATGTGCAATAGCAAGGCTAGGAgaacccttctcttctgcagctgtATTCAGGTCAGACGACACCCAGGTTGGACAGCTAGTGGAATCAGAGCCAGCACATGCCATCTCAGTAGTGTGCTCTTTCAGTCTATGACCCAGCTGTCCCATTTTCAGGATTCTCTCTGTAGAGGAAGTGCTGGCAGTCTCTACATCAAGTTTGAGATGATCAAGGGGCTGTGTGGCTGAGGAAAGGCCAACTCCAGCTGCAACTGAAGGAGGACCCTCTGTAACACCTCCAGTCAGCTGAGTCATATCACTGTCTGCAGCACCAGTGAAAGTGTTAGCACTAGTTACTAGACCATGAGGGACTCCAGGGAGAATGGTCTGTTCTGAAAAGGCCTCAGGAGAGGTCTCTTCCAGCACCAGAGAGCTTGGTGTCTCAAGATCAGCTGGAATGTCTGATAAACTAGTAGTTAGAACTAGTGGCTGGCCCAGCCCAGCAGTGGCTGCCTTGGGAACTGAGGGTATGTGAGCCCTGGTTCCTCTGTGTCCAGACAGAGCAATAGGGAGATCTGTCCCTACACCACTCTGTGAAGGAAACCCAGATGAAACTTCTACTGAACTTGAATGCACCACACCAGCAAGAGTTACCTTTAATGGTGAGGCTGGTGCACCAGATGGGGGATGAGATTGTGCAGTAGTGCTGACATGTACAGGTAGTGTTGGCCAACCAGTTGAGACTCTAACAGTGGGTGTGACAGCCATCAGTACTGCTGCAGTAAGCtgctcctcagtctctacccctTCAGTGGGGCCTGCTAAGGTGTCTGGAACAGTAGGGGGCCCAGGAGATGGGTGTTCTGTGAAGTAGCTCAGGTCACCTACATGCAATGGTGCGTAAGCTGAGGTGCTGGCCACtggtttggcagagggcagtctTCCCATAGatactggggctgggagcagattAGTGGATTGTGACATGCTAACAGAAAGAGCACTCAATGTGAATTTAGTCACATCAGATAGTTCAgagggactgtgttcctgtttggGCACAGTTACACTGGGGGATTTGTCCAAGAAACTGTCTCCTGAAGGAGGGGATGGTATTAGAGACCCTGGCTGTGTCCCAGGAACAGTACCAAGCCACACTGGCACCACAGTTTTGTGAGCAGCCACACCACTTGATATGGGGGAAGAACCTGGCCACCTACTGGCAATCAGTTCTGCAGGGCCAACATTAGTTGCTTCCAGAGATGTGGACTGTGGGAAATTGGTACTCATGGTTAAGTTATTCTGTGTGGGAACAACAGTTGGGCTGGCTGGCATGGTAGGACTTGGGGTCAGTGACATTAAATAGGAAGGTTCTTTGCTAGCCCTAGGTGTCTGAAGTGCAGAGTTCAGGAATGTAGGCAAGACACTAGTGGCCCTCTGATCTAGGCTAGTGCTGGAAGCCATTAGTGTGGTAAAGTGGGTCATTTTATACAGACCCTGTGCCTCACTAGTGAGACTGTCTGCAGCAGCTTGTTGTGTCAAGCTGGAGTTTGGCCTTAACTGAGCAACAGAGGCAGTATCTGGAGAAGTTTTTAGGGGCTGTGCAGATGCCTTTGGAGCAGAGTGCAATGGATCATACTGCAAGAAGTCCACATCTATCAGAAGTGATGGTGCTTGGGACAGAGTACCAGGTACTGTTGCAGGGTAATTAGAATCCATTGCTCCAGATGCATGTGGGGAGAACATCAGGTCCTCCTTAGAGAATGCCTGTAGCCCCTCACGGGAACGCTTAGAAGAGAAGCCTGTAATTTTAGCTAGTGCATCAAGAGCCAGAGAAGTTTCAGGTCTCAGAGTCTTAGAGTCAATGCCATTCTTATCTTTCTTGGCAACTCCCGATTTATAATGCAGACTCCCTTTTCCATCAAGCTTGAATGCAAGTGCAGAGATCTGGCTTAAGTCACTCCATTTGGCTTCTGGGAGGCGTAGTTGGTCTGTGGTGCCTACAGAGTCTGCCAGTAAACTCCTAAAATGTTTTTCCCCATCAGTATGCAAGCCAGTTTGCCCTTTTACAGTGTGGTTCAGTAAGTAGTTGTTGGATTTCAGCAAGATGCCAGCAGTAGCATTCTGGGATAGCAATAAGTCAGGCTGCAAGGGCGAAGATGTAGGCACAGTGCCAAGAGGGTTCTGACAAGGAGTAGCTGAAGACCCTTCATTACATGCAATGGTGCAAGCAAGGAAGCAGGTGACCATAGCCAATATGATTTGCCATCTATGCCCTTTGGCAACAGTCACTAAGGCAGTGGCAGGGCATGGGGTTACTCTCATGGTGCTTTTTCTCCTTCTTAGGGAAGCCATTGTTGGGTCTTGCCCTGAAGACTTATCCATATGTGGcggtcctgctccatgatttaTCATGGGCAATCTTGTCATGGCAGCTCAGCTGTGAAGAATTAGGAGATACAGTAGTTGCTTTAGTCTGCAGTATTCCTTAATTAAGGTAGCAGCTACTTTGATAGCTCATTCTCATGCCCCCAAGGGATCCACTAGCCCAACTGCAAATGGAAGACTAAACTAATACCTTTAATAACCTGTACAAGGCTGATTCCAGAGGTTGAGCCAATGAGTTCCTTGCCATTTATCAATCAAGCTATGCAATGAGTTTTCCATTGCTACCCTCTccctaaaaaaaacccactgcctTTTTCAACTAGGATTTTAAACCAGGACCTTCCTATGCTGGTTTCAAACCAAGCAGTTCTCAAATTAATCTCAGATAGAGCCCAGTTAACattggttgggggaggaggggagagatgggggaAACTAACATCATTGGATAGATTCTGTTCTAGCCTAGTACTTGTTTTCTTTTAACTGGTAAGTTCTGACAGCGATCAAGAAAAAGCTAGAGCCTCATGgtctcccaccacacacacattgcAGCAGCAATTGTCTTTTGTTGAGTATTAACATAGCCAGCTCTTGAATAGGGGTGTTACTGTTTTAAATGGGTTCCCTCAACTACTTAAAGTGTTGTTTAGATGGGACCTCAGAAGATGCAACAGTGCAGACTGCAAGTACTGGGCTAGATTAAAAACCCCAAGGAGTGGAGAGATGCCTTCCTTTTCCAGCCCTCCATTACTCTGGGTCACCTATTACATATGAAGCTATGCTCTGGAGGTGATGAAAGAGGAAGGAAGTGTAAAGAAAGCTACCAacccagaaacaaaacaaaacacccaccaCATGCATTCCTTCAACCCCCTtgttacagaaacaaagaataaaGTGTCCATTCTTCCCATGGTACCAACACCAAGGAGAGGGATGTGGGACAGTTTGCCAAGGATATCACTGCACCCCAGCTGGCAGATCAGCGCTTGTCAGCTACAGTTAATACATAGGCTTGGTAGGGAAGTCAAACCTAGGAGCCATGAAGAAAAGTCTATGCCAAGTAGCCACTTAAGAGATTTAGCAGCTTCTACCCATATTCCAGTGGTGCAACTATCACAAGGTAAACACTCTGCAGTGTCATTGGGGGGCTGAGGAAGGAAGGGTGGGTGCCTATTCCAAATCCTGAGGTAGCCTAAAGGGGTCTCTAATCTGGGctctgcatctacactacagcctccCAGCTCACAAATACATACTTGTACAAGCTATTCACACACAGGGGTCAGGCCAGTTAGTACTTGGGCAGTGGCACCACAGCTTAACCATGTCATTCTACCACAGCTACACATACTTGTGCATAACAGTGGTGTATGCAAACTGGGATACATGCCCCTAATTTGTTGTAGACACATAGCTTTAGTATGCCAAGCACCCACCAGCCCCTAGGTCTACAGCAGGAACTGCACTTGTATACCCATAACCATCTCAAGCTAAGCATTGTGTGTCTTGGAGATTTGTGAAGGGAGTCTAATGCAGAAGCATGCCTTGTAGTCACAGCAAGGCTAGAGCTGAAGCAGCATCTACAGATAGTGGAAGACATTCTAGGCAAGTAAATGCTATACTTGCTTTGGGGCTAACTGAGATGAAGCTTTATTAAAAAGTTAATTAGTGAGCACTGGTGAGTCATAACCATCCCTAGCTACAGCCATAGGAAACTCATGATCACACAATAAGAGAGCACTCTAGACATGGATGGATACTAGGCATTCTAGGTTAGAGTTAACTAGTGGACCAGTATGAGGAAGCTGACACTTGGCTTGCCATGCACAGTCCTAAGCAAAATAAGGCTGCCCCTTCCAAAGCCGAGGTGGGCTAGTACATGCAAGGGCCAGGGCCACCAGAAGATGCATACACAGAAGGGAAAGATAAGCTCTAGGGACTCCCAATACCTAGCTACTTGTTCTCATTTAGAACTGCTGTAGAAAACAGCTCTGAGTAGGATTTTAGCTTGTTTTTTCCAGGAGAGCTTTTATGGCTTCTTCCCCCACCACTTTCATATGCATGCTCAGTGCACTAGCAGCCAGCAGTGCATGAACACAggcccaggaaaaaaaaaaaagtcaagatcAGAGGTTTGTCAACAAATTTTCCACTTCTAACCTTCTTATCCCAGGTCTCCTCAACAAGCCTCCTACATACAGCCAATTAGTTAGGCTAGCTGCTTAAGACAATGCTAGTATGACACAAGCACTTACTAGTTACCTTGTAGAGGGAAAGCAGGGGGAACCACTAGCAATTGTTCACATAGGACTCAGGAATCATCATACTGTGAAAGGAGCACCCCAGAAACCTGTAGGCCACTCAAGCCCTGCAAGTCAACTCCAGGCAAACATTAAAGCTACTCCTCTTAAGGAGCTAGTTTCACTTTTAAGGAAGGACCTATAGCCAAACACCCACAGCAGAACCAAACAAACTTCAAGAGGGCAATGATACTTTCAGAGTGAGAACCATAGTCTGAGCAACTATTCCCCCAATCCCCTTAACCAAGGGCACTGATTTTCAACAAGCCCCTACCTAGTCTTACCTTAGAGCTACTGACCAGTCACCCACACACAGAGGAAGGGTACAAAACAGCAGCCCACAGGCCTGCTCTTTTATTTCattggcatgggggaggggaatgcaAGGCAGGAAGTACCTGCTGAGTCCCAGATGGCCAGGTTCCTCATTAACCCACTTTGCACCTCTCCATGTGAAACCTCTCCCCACCAGaacgggagggaggaggaatgcaagTTTTCCTGTGATGCTTTGGCTACAGGAATTGGGAAATGCATGGTCAGCCTTTGCTGgttctgaatgtgtgtgtgttacattcCTCCAGCCCATTGACCCCAAAACACAACACACGCTCCTTAAAATGCCACGTTTGTCTGAACAGGCCCTCTATATGTTACTGCTGTGACGTATGGGTAGGAGGGAAACACCAGCTGGCCTCTCTAACTACAGAAGGGAGGCTGGAGTTTGAAGGCAGCATCATATGGCTGCTTCCTCACTATTTACTGCATGAAGAGCTGTAAAGATAGAATTGAGAATACCATTCAGTGCTGCTTGGAACAGGGAAATAAGTCTAGTGGGGGTTTAAAAGAGCTAGGCTAAAGGAAGCTGGTTGTATGGCTCAGGGGACTGGTACTAGCTCTTACAGTTTTGCATTAGGAGGTAACAAGTGTGTGCCCAGAGTAGGTCAGTTATGAGATCATGGTGTATTCCTGTCAGCGTTTGAAAGATTAGCAGGATGTTGTTAGAATGAAAGAACTTTTGAAGCAACAGAGTGAAAATTTCATTAAGACATCAGATTAAACTCAGGATGGTTAACAGCTGTTCAGAAGCTCATGTGAAATGGGTCTGGCTCCGACTGGACAGGTGATCAACTGCCATTCTAAATGACTCCATTCTTGGCAATTTTAGCAGGAGAACCCAGGACCGAATGGCCAGTGAGTTACCCACTCAACCCTAGAGATGGTTGCTCCAAAGGTTACGGTAGATTGGTGGGGGAAGTTCGTGTGACAGATGCCCTCTTGGCCAACACACCAGGGGTTGAACCTGGGACCTGcagaacttaaaaaacaaaacaacaaaaaaacacaagCTACTACAGCCAACTCTCTCCACCCCCTAGATGTAGCAgactcacatcctctgtggaGTACTACAGAGGGGGACTTGTAATGAACACTCCCCAATGGATTACATTTGCACTGCTCCCAGGGTCTGCTCCAGGCACCCACTTAGCAAGCAGGTACTTGGGGtggccactctggagaggggcggcccatccagcaattcggcggagggtccctcactcccgctcagagtgaaggaccagccactgaattgccgcagatcgcgattgtggctttttttttttttttggctgcttggggcggcaaacccctggagccggccctgactgctcCCATCTGTCCTGGAGCTAAAGAGAGTTTTTAGTCTCTAGGAGTATCAAGCTGGCACACTTCTTGAGAATTTGCATTCATGTTTCCCCACAGGGGATTGTTTTAGCACACTCCAAGCCAGCTCTAGCAGTCTGCCTGGCCAACTGACTTGGACTGTTCGATGAGCCCATGGAACAGCTCTTCTGTTGGCCATGATACCCTTTAAGGGAGCATCTAGGTAGACAACTATAAGATTTGGAGAGCAAGGAACTACAGTTACCCCAACTCCTCTAGTCTGTTTCCCTTGCTAAGCTATACCATTAACAAATATATTTTCAGTACTTAACAGCAAGTCACTCAGTCTGTATGAGAGGAGAATAACAACACAGGGATTTTGTGAGGCCCAATTCATTGTTTGCCAAACACATTTGAGATCAATGGCACTATAGCTATGCAAGGCGTTATTTAAAACCCCATTTCTTTCTAGGTGTCTATGTTGcatgaaatttgaaataaaagtgGATTTGTTTCTTTCCTGACTGGCGGGCATCACAGGGCCTTAGAGTGATGCTGCTGCATACTCACAATGTCAGAGCCCAATGTCAGAAACTGTAACCTGAGTTATATTGCTTTGGCAAACAGAAACATTAATTTGCTGGTTAACCCATTAATGTGATCTTTATATATTACATGGTAATGCTGTTCTGCTGATTATGTCATTATTAAAGCAGGTGTGGAGATTGGGGACTCTAAATAGCCCCACTTTCTGGTTATGAGGCATGACAGCATCAGTGGGCCAACGGACTTGCTCCTCATAGCTTCTTTCAAATCTCCTAGCCAGCTCTGTATCACTGTTAAGCCTATTGATGGCCCTGCCTCAGATAGGGGACAGGAGGCATGAGGCGATATGGTTTGCTCTGCAGCTCACTCTGGTAGGATAAACAGCCAGAATAACAATCACTGCTTTTCAATTTATCGAACTTTCCTGGGTTCCTACCATAACCCCACCAGCTACAAAGAATGCAACAGTCAAAACTTTGGGACTGACTTCCACAGGGTGAAGAGAGAGAACTCCTCAGTGCAGAGCTTGCACTGAAACTGCCAGTGCTATGGGATTAAATTTGCATCACTCAAATAAAGGTTGTGTTGGGTACTAGGAAGTCTCTGCTGGCCAACTATCCCATTAATGTAGTGGATTCATGGTTAAAATCACATAGATGTATCTCGATAGAGTCAGCTCCATACACCTCGGGCCTAGGCCCATCTCCTCCTTCTCAGATTTTTAATGGCTGTTTCCCGCTGTCCTAAAGAAATGCTGGTTGAAATATTTCACTCAGTGTAACTAGCTGACAGTCCTCCAGTGACATCAGGTCTTTGGCtgaggaaaggagcagtggatgGGACGGATTAAATGTCTttatggagagaaagagagacgcAGTCTCAGTCAAGCAGCCATGTTGCATCCAGCTTCCTCCCCTTGTGCTGGCTCCTGCTGCTGTTAACAGCCTCTCCCCCTGCTGGGGGACACCATCAGCCCTGCAACTCGTGTTTCACACTCAGATTACAGGAGCCCAGGATTCCTACCCTGGTTTGTGAGGCTTTAGTCAACAACAACAAACTCTGCTGTTTTAATCTCAGCACTCTCCCAGCGTTAAAGGTGGGCCTTTCAAAAGAAGTTTGACATCTAAATTCCCaggggttaggtgcctaacttgttAGGTGCCGCTGCAAATCCAACCCTAACAGTCAAATTGTCTGGCTGGTTGTCAAGCTAAGCTGCCTGTCACACCTTGCAAAAATGCCCCGTCTCACTACCTGGCCTGGGTCTCCATTTTGCCCTCTGTCTCCCCATTTTACCCTCCTACCCTGCCCCTcagtttgctttttatttcttcaaTCCTGCTCCCCACTGTACCTTTGtcctgtctcccctcccaccGCTAATGGGATATTAGCCAACTACCTGATTTTCCACAACCGCCCTTCACTATAATTGCACCCTATACATCtctgcctgggctccagcagagAAGCATAGAGAGCAGAGGAGGAAAGGCAGCCAATACAACCCCTGAAGCAGCACCTGAGGGTCCAGAGAAAACAGTTGCATGGGAGCCCCTGCTACCTACCTGCAGCTCTGCTAGATGGCCTTTAAAACAGCTGGGAAGCAAGCTGATGTGATGGAGCTGCCCAGTCTGTGCGCACCATGTGAAACACCAAGCCCTTGGCAGATCTGCTTTAGCTTCAAGAGCAGGGGCTTGAAGCGGAAGGTCCTGAGCGCTGTTCCCCATGCTATGGTTTAGCTGGGATGCATATGTGTAACAGCTAGGGCTTTGTTAGAGTGCTTCTACAAACAGCTGTGTTGGTTTCACCTGGAGGGGAAGCAAAGCATCCTCAGGGTGGGTGACAGAGAAATAACCAAAGTCCAAAGGCCAGGTTCTGGTCAGGCAGAGTGGATTCATGCACGCCTGTATGCTTCTGGCTTGAAGACTGTGCCTGTCTAGGTCAGGGGAATGTGTTCTGGGCATGTTCCTTCCTAAGCTCTTTCCACactcaaaatattttttgtgtctctctctttgtggCAAACCTTCAACCTCAAAAGACCCGTCTGCTAGGAAACAATGATGCTTTTAATTGAGCCAGGTGCAAGATGCATGCGCATGTATGAGGTCCCAGGCAGAAAATGTTGCCATAATGATTGTGGCCAAAGAGATTGGTAGTCTCCATTTAAGACAGGCCCAGGACTGGACTAGCAGGGAGCACTGCAGGTCAGGGCTGAGGTGCAGCAGCAAAGATGTGTAGATCAGATCTGAAACAGCACAGGGCTGCCATTCATCAATAAGCAGAAGTGGACATGGGACGCATGCCTGCAACAACAAAGGTGATGGAAGAGATGCTTACGTGTCAGCCACCTTCTTGGCCAACACAGTGTGCATAAATACCGCTAACAGCTACAGCCAAGGCTCCAGAGCCAGGAGCTACAACAACTCATACCCTCTGCAGACCAGCCCAGAGGTGGACTTCTACCACACGCTGACCGGGGGGTTATATTGCATGCTTCCGCTGCTCCAAAAAAGCACATCCCAAGTATCTGACACCCACAGCAGTTTGAATCCCAGCTGAGCCCCCACTTACAGCCACCTTGGCCAAGGCTCGAACAAGGCACTTCCAGAGCTAAAAGGCACATGCCGCTCCAGCTTGAGctaaagctgtgtgtgtgtgagacagcgTTAATAATTCATGTCCTCTGTGGATCAGCACGGGGAGACCTGTATCACACACTCCCCAGGATTACACTTGCTCAGAAAGGTCTAGAGGACATGGTAGTTAAAATGCCAGTGGCTACGCTAGGGCTCTCACCAATGCTACCACTGGAGAAGCTGAAACAGTGGGAAATGTTAAACAAAACTTCTAGTGGGGGACAAAGCTTTATAGACTCAGCTTGCCCAGGACCTTGCTCCTGCCAGGAAAATATGGTTGCCTTCTGGCCCTCAAATTGTCCTTTCTCTGTGAAGATTGGAGGACTCAGAACCATTTACAGAAGAGTTTTCTGGTACCTGGCTGGGGTTTGGTAGGCTGACATTAGGCTCTTTCATTGACCCCAGGATATTTGAGGTATTGCTTCTCTCTgccacactggctgctggggGGAGCTGAACAAGGATTTTCTTTGGTCTATGGATGAGACTGGCTCAGGCTGCTACTTCCTCCACAAATCTCTGGATTTCCTGCCACATTGAGCAAGTTTTCCTCTCATGAATGATCCTGTCGCTGGGGCAGAATCTTGCTGCTAAGGAAGGAGGTGAACTCTTCCATTAGTTATCAGAAGGCTTCATAGAAGCACTGTCTTAAAACCTACTATACGTTAGGAAGGGCAGGGCAGAAACCTCGACACATAGAAGTTAAGGGGCATAGGCTAATCTGTGTTAGGGCCCTATAGGGGAATAGCTAGGGGATAACTTAGCTACAAAACAAGGTATCATGGCAGAGGTAGATGTGGCTCCAATTCATCAtgtaggagggggtcagggctgaatTGTATAAGTGGAATAAAAATAactgattctcagctgatgtgGCTATCCTGTGTTCCTTTTTTCTGGCCCCACTGTAACACCAGAGCTTCagacaagacaagacaagacaagacaGACTTTGGGACTGATTGAacagaatggctgaggctcccctcAAGGAAGCACAAAATAGCAACTCCCGTGAAGGGCCTAAAACTGCcagcaaaaaaaatatatatatatgaatgtcAGACTGGACAGTCCCTGTTGCTCAGCAATAGCACTAATTGATTCATGACTGTTTCCTCACAGACAGCACTGGATCGAGTCACCCTAACTTCTGGTCCTAGACCCCTCTCCCAGCACCttggtttttttaatgctgcTTCCTGCTGTTACAAAGAACTTTTGGTTGAAATATTTCACTCACGGTATTTGActgacagtattttaaaaaactgggcCATTAGCTGTTGAACGATGCAGTGGATGGGGTGGATTAAACCGTATTAAATCGGTCAATGGAGAAGGAAGTGGTGTCAGACAGACATTTTGCATCAAGGCCCCTGCTGGCCATACTCTATATGTTGTAAGATAAAACCCAGCAGGATACCATGTGAGGTAGATGACAACTTGGGACTTTGCTCTTGCTCCTATGCAGATGGTGGTTAGTATGCGTGCCCATCTGTCTGAACACCACCAAGAAAAAGACATCAAACTCAATTGGGGTCTCTGTGGCTTCCAGTGAGGAGTCAATGTGAAAATACCACGGTCGGCTACCATCCTTTTCCATTTGGCGTTGGCTTCAATGCCTTGTATGGCAGCAACATACACTGGTCCAGGTTCATCTTTTCCAAAGTATCTATTTCAGACTGCAGTCACCCTGAATGCAGGGAAAGGGTTGATCTAAAATAAGGTCAGTGATTCACACACAGCTTTGATAATACTCTTTCATCCAGAACGCCTCACACACTCCAAAAACATTTCATCGCCTCCTTTCCCATTTCAGCACTACCTCATTTCAACCATTCTCCGTTGTATTACACGCTGCCTGATGGCTGACtgctgaaatttggaaggaagCCATAAATTGCTCCAGGGGGAAATGCAGTCTTTTAGAACAAGAACTCAAATGGAGGACCCTGGTCACGTACTCATGCCTTCCACAAGCCTTGCAGAGTTTGAAAGGACAGTTTCTTTCATTCTACCTGTTTTCTATGGGAGTGACATTGGCCCAAGCAAGGCTGACCTCTAATGCAACGCCATTGGATGCCACAAGGAGAGAACAAAACAATTTTTGTCCCAGTCCCACCATTCAGTCACGTCTGTGTCTTAGTGACAGATCAACAAATCTCTCTTGTGTAACAGGGAAGACCAAGCAGTTGGTAAATCAAATCAGTACGAACTGCTTGTCTATC
It encodes the following:
- the LOC123344554 gene encoding mucin-12-like, with the translated sequence MTRLPMINHGAGPPHMDKSSGQDPTMASLRRRKSTMRVTPCPATALVTVAKGHRWQIILAMVTCFLACTIACNEGSSATPCQNPLGTVPTSSPLQPDLLLSQNATAGILLKSNNYLLNHTVKGQTGLHTDGEKHFRSLLADSVGTTDQLRLPEAKWSDLSQISALAFKLDGKGSLHYKSGVAKKDKNGIDSKTLRPETSLALDALAKITGFSSKRSREGLQAFSKEDLMFSPHASGAMDSNYPATVPGTLSQAPSLLIDVDFLQYDPLHSAPKASAQPLKTSPDTASVAQLRPNSSLTQQAAADSLTSEAQGLYKMTHFTTLMASSTSLDQRATSVLPTFLNSALQTPRASKEPSYLMSLTPSPTMPASPTVVPTQNNLTMSTNFPQSTSLEATNVGPAELIASRWPGSSPISSGVAAHKTVVPVWLGTVPGTQPGSLIPSPPSGDSFLDKSPSVTVPKQEHSPSELSDVTKFTLSALSVSMSQSTNLLPAPVSMGRLPSAKPVASTSAYAPLHVGDLSYFTEHPSPGPPTVPDTLAGPTEGVETEEQLTAAVLMAVTPTVRVSTGWPTLPVHVSTTAQSHPPSGAPASPLKVTLAGVVHSSSVEVSSGFPSQSGVGTDLPIALSGHRGTRAHIPSVPKAATAGLGQPLVLTTSLSDIPADLETPSSLVLEETSPEAFSEQTILPGVPHGLVTSANTFTGAADSDMTQLTGGVTEGPPSVAAGVGLSSATQPLDHLKLDVETASTSSTERILKMGQLGHRLKEHTTEMACAGSDSTSCPTWVSSDLNTAAEEKGSPSLAIAHAPANLTIVYLPQESMRGVSSKPDTPVAGTSQALTYSTVLTSVKPIADFLHEDTAAYSPSHMLPISKGPRTQSSISACCPETSPSVPGASTAASITSATLYRELPKTVKFLDKEQTQPTAEVVATMPTGSSELPLRASSDAPTTELLSSSSSTKAQAQPARKHYSLRRPGMRRRLSTPADSVLAYSTTSLPSGMDVQPRPKVRTSPQNKTFPMLPSKISSDTSAIMETDANVTHSTPQHLNRTRLALLAGSTPIGMEHTPVPITAVGVPVTSTTAASSEWKPTSATLGEHKIPGVSTKAANFSGLASAESPVTAMAPAVGLTSTSSAVSKATLVKNRTAAPLPSPPAQSTTTLLASTNLTQSSGPKAPIFQSLTEAKPSVVTSLHSTPRIPPTIKTTAPLTSARTSTTAGLQLPTVAKPTRLMPWSKTTVSPLLIPPMSTLSTRLLLISQHLSTAKTDLSVLTRTMAARKNLTTAAVTARQVATTKTGISKQILPESKVPTLSFSPKGKTGSASRPTSPSLQLPVHILPLQFCLIRIAYTELLKNKSSDDYKKLEKEVKLTLNKMLSSYENFLKANILQFLNGSVIVESEVLFQRDGPAPTNSDLIRTVVTEVERKMDTFFHWRVDVKSVRSNGFSLENLEPEKLSVSFTALRLGLIAAFGGVVTQGPLDQLNNVVVQSLEALYKVKNFSFVRLRDIKGDLEIRGEAYIDTHAHADVHQVLQVLRGLVNYSVDLTTLSVDDSRLSLQVFPISFLINNRTVNEKLLDHTSVEHQNLTRDLADVLMHALKKYQGLLQVVIRDLLSGSLICHGDVVFQHPAPASADVLQTLVRSVGPHDMLAGSGFQVDPYSFTVADDQLEPPFVHPSFPGYAVAITVMCGLVIIAIPIVALLYLHSGLFGWHDKAIIQGRRDHEAGTQTFELDNQGFCSTTEEVDGRHSHTSTKYSARE